In a single window of the Antedon mediterranea chromosome 1, ecAntMedi1.1, whole genome shotgun sequence genome:
- the LOC140055203 gene encoding uncharacterized protein — protein MEHLIDDRYNEEVFLNSGKKYSEPDLVVLFRICLAVCGITFNLLLLVLFLRRRVTDGVPTSVYCLLESLTFSNLVSSVGIIPFPAVSDVPDDTMGSIYCLLVFYPMLFWIGNIAGILSQLFITLDRYVHVVHPRCHRKHIERNHNLSRLVTLCIWIIAIFINFSGILVVSATENDECTVKWVTINQFQAFSIFIFVILYAVPTFFHVMVYCHIRYKIKRSNTYAIDVILSQQYPRFDRCSSISNDIISFFILSLLFVFFWGQDQLFFLLLNLKVISTSLLLSNYRHVATLLAYSLAFVNPIVVMLSNRQIKRTAANCRRGVEGEEDSTNDAV, from the coding sequence ATGGAGCACTTGATTGATGACAGGTACAATGAGGAGGTATTTCTAAACTCGGGAAAAAAATACAGCGAACCAGATTTAGTAGTCCTCTTTAGGATATGCCTGGCAGTCTGTGGTATCACATTCAACCTCCTTTTACTGGTCTTGTTCCTGAGACGTCGCGTGACAGACGGAGTTCCGACATCTGTATATTGTCTCCTAGAAAGTTTGACATTTTCTAACTTGGTCTCGTCTGTCGGTATCATTCCATTTCCTGCAGTGAGTGACGTACCGGATGATACTATGGGCTCCATCTACTGTTTACTTGTGTTTTATCCGATGTTGTTTTGGATTGGTAACATCGCCGGAATACTTTCACAGCTTTTCATAACTCTAGATCGTTATGTGCACGTGGTACATCCAAGGTGTCATCGAAAACACATCGAAAGAAATCACAATCTCAGTAGACTCGTTACTTTGTGTATATGGATAATAGCAATTTTCATAAACTTTTCCGGAATATTAGTAGTTTCAGCAACTGAAAATGACGAATGTACTGTTAAGTGGGTGACGATTAACCAATTTCAGGCATTTAGTATTTTCATCTTTGTCATTTTATACGCCGTACCAACTTTCTTCCACGTGATGGTGTACTGTCATATTCgctataaaattaaaagaagCAATACGTATGCTATTGATGTCATTCTATCACAGCAATACCCACGATTTGACAGATGTTCGTCAAtatcaaatgatataattagtttctttatattgtcattactatttgtgtttttttgggGTCAAGATCAGCTTTTCTTCTTGTTGCTCAATCTCAAAGTCATATCGACGTCATTACTGCTTTCAAATTATCGACACGTTGCCACACTTCTTGCGTACAGTTTGGCATTCGTAAATCCGATAGTGGTGATGTTAAGTAATCGTCAAATTAAACGCACGGCTGCAAATTGCCGACGGGGTGTAGAGGGCGAAGAAGACTCGACTAACGACGCGGTGTGA